Sequence from the Chloroflexaceae bacterium genome:
TCCTCTTTGCAGAGGCCTCGTACTTGTTTACCCGTCCAATCCAACGCTTAGTGTCTTAATAATATCACACTGCCGGCTGGCTGCAACAAGCGTTATCGCAACCCTGAATAGCGATTCGTTAACCATCGCTTCATCATTCCTTAAACAGAGGATTGCGCTTCCACCTCACAGGCAGAGGAAACCTGACGGTAGCCGCCTGCGCAGTTCCTACTTGCCGGCACAGCCCGTCAGCGCCTTTTGCTCGGCGGCATTGGTCGCGCCGGTCTGCCGCTCGGCGGCCAGTTTCACCGCGGTGGCCTCAGCGCTGTCACGGGCCTTCTCCACCAGGCTCACCAGGCTGCCCTCGGAGACCAGGAGGGGAGCCGAGGCCGGCTGAGCTGGCTGCAACTGCGGAGCCGCAACGCCATTCGGCAGCACCACAACATTGCCCGTCGCGGGCTGCGCCAGTGTGCCGCCCTTCGGGGCCGTGCCGAACGCCAGCGCGGCGACAATTGCGAACGCCGCGACGGCGACCGCGCCACTCACTGCCAGACCCTTCCAGAGCATACGATTCCTCCTTTGTACGGAAACTGATAATCAGGCGCCGTATCCGGCGCAGTCGCCAATCGTAGCCAGGGTGTGAACTGCGTTTGCCGATGGGATACACAGCTATTGTACTACCTTTGCAAACCTTTAGCAAGGAAAAATATCCCGACTCCAGAGCTTTATCCGCCTCTCGCAGCTGGACGCAGGGCGGCTGCGCCGCTCCGGGGGTTGCAGTTTCGGCGGTTCCGGGCTTTTCCCATTCGCGCGCGCCCTGTCTCCGCTCCAGAGCTTGAACAACGCTGGTATGATAGGAGCAGGTCTTGAGTCCAGTTGTGGTTTTGGGCCGTGCCAGGGAGAGTAGCTGTGGGATCTCGATTTGCCTCGTGGTCATCGCTGTGGTCGAGCCGTCTGCCAGTACGCCTGCTGGCGTTGCTGGCGGCGGCCTTGCCGCTTGGCGCCTGCGCCGGCTTGCTGCCCGGCGAGCAGCCCACCCCTGTGGTGGTGATCGTTACCGCTACCCCGCCTCCCGGTCAGCCAACCCTTCCTGCGCCGCCTCCGACGCTGGTAGCGGCGCCCACTGAAGCGCCGACCTTCACTCCGGCTGTCGCCGGTGATACGACTGCTACCCCGGCCTCCGAGGCGCGCTCAGGATTGCTGCAACGGGTGCGCGAGCGCGGACGGCTGATCTGCGGCGCCAATGCCGACCTCCCCGGCTTCGGGTTCTATGACCGGGTGCGCGATGAGTGGAGCGGCTTCGATGTGGATTTTTGCCGCGCCATCGCCGCGGCGATCTTCGACGATCCTGCCGCTGTGGAGTTCATCGGTCTCACCACCTCGGGCCCCAAAGAGCGCTTTGCCGCCGTGCGCAACGGGACGGTGGACGTGCTCATTCGCAATACGACCTGGACCCTCGGCCGCGATATCGCCGGGCTGGCTTTCGGGCCGACTACCTTTCATGACGGGCAGACCTTTATGGTCCGCGCCAGCGCGCGCATCTCCACCTCGGCTGACCTGGCCGGTAAGCGCGTCTGCGTGGCGCGAGGCACGACCAGCGAGCAGAATCTGGCCGATGACTTCGCCGCCCGCGGCATCGCCTTCGAGGCCGTGCTCTTCGACGACGAGGGCCGGCTCTACCCGGCCTATGATCGCGGCGAATGCGACGCGGTGACCAGCGACAGTTCGCAACTCGTCTCTAAGCGCCAGACCCTGAGCGTCCCGGCAGACCACGTCATCCTCGGCGAGCGGATCTCGCGGGAGCCGCTGGGACCGGTGTTCATCGAGAACGACGAGCGGTGGCGCGACGTGGTGAGCTGGGTGGTCTTCGCAACGATCTACGCCGAAGAGTTGCGAGTGACGAAGGAGAATGTCGAACAGCAGCGCGCCCAGAGCGATGATCCGCGGGTCAGGCGTCTGCTCGGGCTCGAGGGCGAATTTGGCCAGGGCCTGGGCCTGAGTAACGATTTCGCCTACGCTGTTATCCGCCACGTCGGCAACTACGGCGACATCTACGACCGTAACCTGGGGCCGCGCACGCCCTTCGCCCTCGACCGCGGCCCGAACAAGGTCTGGAACCTGGGCCAGGGCGGCGTGCTGGCCTCGCCGCCTTTTCGTTAAGAGCCGCTGCGGAAGCCTCCTGCGGGAGGGGCCCGGAGGGCCAGAATCTCCCGCGAACTCTTTTGTACTGCCGGAGGAGAAGGTCTGGGAGGGCGCAACCCTCCCGCGAGAACATCCCTTTATGCCTGTCCTTCAAGGAGCGTGGGGAAACCCCGTTTTCCCATACCCCTGCCAGAGGGATGGGTCCGGGAGAGCGTCATCCCAGCCATGGAGCAACCACTGATCTGCCCCGCCTGTCACGCCGACAATCAGCCGCGGGCGCGCTTTTGCAAGCAGTGCGGCTACGATCTGATTCTGAACAACGATGGGCCGCGGTTCTTCCTGACCAGAACGATTAAAGAAGGCGGGCAGGGCGCGGTGTTTGAGGGGCGCGATGAGACCGGCCGGGTGGTCGCGGTGAAAGAGATGCTCGACCGCTTTACCGACCCGCAGGAGCGCGCCGAGGCGGTGCAGCGCTTTGAAGCCGAGGCGGAGATGCTCAGCCGCCTCAGCCATCCGCGCATTCCACGGATCTTCGCCTCATTCAACGACGGCGGGCGGCACTACCTGGTGATGGAGTTCATCCGCGGCCAGGATCTGGAGGACCTGGTCGCCCGCGAGGGCCCGCAACCCGAGGCGCGGGTGCTCGAATGGGCCGATCAGCTCTGCGACGTGCTGGAGTATCTGCACGGCAGGGGCCTGGTCTACCGTGACATGAAGCCCTCGAATGTGATGCTCGAGCAGCCCGCCGGGACGCTGAAGGTGATTGACTTCGGCATCGCCCGTGTCTTTCAGCCCCAGCAACGGGTGACGCAGATCGGCACGCCGGGCTACGCTCCTCCCGAACAGTATCAGGGCCTGGCCACGCCGCGTTCAGACATCTACGCTCTGGGAGCGACCCTGCACCACCTGCTGAGCGGGCGCGACCCGCGCGACCATCCGCCCTTCACCTTCCCGCGACTGACCGGCGTCTCGTCACGCACCGCCGACGCGATCGAGCGGGCGTTGCAGATGCGCCCGGAGGATCGCTTTCAGAGCATCGCCGAGTTTCGCGCGGCGTTGCTACCGGCCACGTCGCCGGTGGTTGCAGTAGCCCCCACGGCGGCCACGCTACCGGCGACCCGCCCGGCTCCAGCCGCGCCTGCTCCGGCCCCCGCCGCGCCGCGCGCGCCCGCCGCACCCGCCCCGGCAGCGCCCGCGCCCGCCGCGCCACCGCCGTCCGCTCCGGCCCCCGCCGCGTCACCCGCGCCCGCGGCGGCAACCAGGCGACGCTCGGGGTTCCTCTGGGTGCTGGGGTTGCTGGCGCTGTTGGTAGCCGGTGGCGTTGGGGCCTTCCTGCTGATCCGCCCATCCTGGTCGGCCCCCGTGCCGCGTCCGACAGCAACCCCGGAGGTGCTGGTGGCGCAGCCCTTCAGTGTGCGCGATCTGGAGATTGATGTGCCGTATGGCGCCAGTCGCGAAGCAGTGGATCAGGCCTTCGAGGCCGCCTTCCTGGCGCTGGCGCGGCAGGACTGCCAGTGCGATGCGCGGATTGCGCCCGGCAGCCTGGTGTACCTCTACGGCGGCGAGCCGCGACAGGTGGGGATCGTGGGCAACCGCGAACGCTACCGGGCCTCGCTGGAAGCAATGCTGCTGGTGCCGCAGCGCTGATCTCTGTTGTGCAGCTCGCATGTCCATCATTCCCAGGTCGCGCCGGGATGCCGTAGACATCAATCCAAAATCCGAAATAATACATATGTCGTACCGGCTGATCGCCATTGACCTCGATGGAACCCTGATTGACGCCGCGCACCAGCCGGGGCCGGGCAGCGCGGCGGCTATCGCTGCCTGCGAGGCCCGCGGCGTGCGCGTGGTGCTTGCCACCGGGCGCAGCTTCGCCTCCGCCGCGCCCTACGTCCGCGCTCTGGGACTGCGACCGCCGCACATCACCCTCAACGGCGCGATCATGGTTGAACCGAACACCGGGCGCCCTAGCGTGCGCGCAACCCTTACCAGGGAACAACTCTCGCTGGCGCTCGACCTGCTCAACGAGCGCGGTATTGCCCACATCGTCTACGGGGCCGCCGGGATCTACGCTGTGCCCGGCACGGCGCGGCTGGACATGCTGGCGCCCTACGGCGAGACGCCCGCGGTCTTCTGCGCGCCGGCGGAACTATACGACGTGCCGGCGCCGCTCAAAGTGCTGGCTTTTCTCCACCCCGGCTCGCTTGACCAGGAACTGGCCGCGGCGGCCAGTGAGCGCGTGGCGACGATCCGCAGCGGCGCGGGTTTCTTTGAGTTCGTGCCGCCGGGAGTCAGCAAGGGCGAAGCGTTGAGCGAACTGATGGCGTGCTATGGTGTGACCCGCGACGAGGTGCTGGCGATCGGCGATGGCGAGAATGACCTGAGCATGTTCGCCGTGGCCGGCATGAGCGTGGCCATGGCTGACGCCCCCGCGGCCGTGCGCGCTCAGGCGCGCGCCCTTACCGGCACGTGCGTTGAGGGCGGCGTAGCGCAGGCGCTGCGGAGATTCGTACTGTGCCAGGGCGTCGCATGTTGAAGCCAGCGGGTGCGCGGGGAAATCTGGTCTCCCCGCGCACCCTGCCCGCCGGGGGACATTTCCCGGCGCGTATCAAAGACTATGAGCAAACTCAACTCCCAACGCCTGCTGGAGCGCCTCCAGGTTGCCTACACCACCCACGCCTACGCCTATGACCCCGACGATCCGCCAGACGCCGTGGAAGTTGCCCGACGCACCGGCCTGCCGCCCGGCCAGGTCTTCAAGACCCTGGTGCTTGGCGGGGCCAGCCAGGGGCGGCCCGTGCTGGTCATGCTCCCTGCCGACCGCCAGCTCGATCTAAAGCGCTGCGCGGCCGCGTTTGGCCAGAAGCGGCTCGAACTGCTGACCCGAGCCGAAACCGAGCGCCTTACCGGGCTAAAAATCGGCGGCATCGGCGCCCTGGCCCTCACCTCCAAACGCTGGCCCTGCTACCTGGACCGCTCGGCGACGGCCTATGAGCGCATCTACGTCAATCCCGGGCAACGGGGAATCATGCTTGGCGTGGCTGTCGCCGATCTGCTGCGGGTGCTTGGCGCCCAACTGGTGGATGTAGCGGCATAGTAACATTGCGGAGCGGGCTGGGAAGGTTCCACCCTTCCGGGAAACGTCCGTTTGATATGCGGCGCCACGCGATTGTCGCCCGGCGTGAAGCATGTTAAGATGGGACGGCAAACCGGGCTCGTGAATCAACGAGGAGGGGCCTGATGGCTGATTTAAAGAACCGTCTTACGGAGGTTAACGCAAAGATTGAGGCCCTCGAAGAGGAACGGCGGGTTATCTATGAAGACAGCCACGTTGACGAATTCGAGCACCCCCGCCTTAGCGTGATCAACGAAGAACTGGAACATCTGTGGGACTTAAAGCGCCGTCTGGAAGCCGCCATCTCGGCCGGGTTGAGCGAGTTGCCTGTGCCGCCCCCCGAAACCTTTGAGATCGGTGAGCAGTGAGTTACGATCCGCAACGCAAGGCGGATGTTCCGGCGCGGGCACGTGTTCGGATTGATCGCAGAACACGCAGAGAAACATAGCAGATGCGCCGTTTGAAGCTCTTTGCACTGCTCTGCGGCGCAGACGTATTCGGCGGACATGAACATTATCCTGTGTGGGAGGGCTGCACCCTCCCACCCCCTTGCATCCGGCGCGCTACTGTTCTCTCAGAGACACCCGGCCCCGCTGCACACACTATCCGGCACCGGCGTAACGACCGGGGTTGTGCCAGGCCCGCCGCCGGGCACGAGCCGGTACTCAGCCGTCGCGCGCAGGCGGCTGGTGTTGCCATAGGCTGTGTAGGTGCGCAGACCGACCGGCGCCTGCTCGCTCAGGTAAAGCGTCACGACGAAGGCGCCGCCCGCATCGGCGACTACATCCCCGATCCACAGGGTCGAGTAATCCGGCAGGGTGACCCAGATCGTCACGATTTCCCCTGGCTGGAAGCCCCACCCGCTGAAGACGGCGTAGCTCCGCTGGTCATCGGGCGAGGACTCGACCCGCAGATTGGCGCGGCCGGCAGGCACGGTCAGGTCAGCCACCTGC
This genomic interval carries:
- a CDS encoding amino acid ABC transporter substrate-binding protein; translated protein: MGSRFASWSSLWSSRLPVRLLALLAAALPLGACAGLLPGEQPTPVVVIVTATPPPGQPTLPAPPPTLVAAPTEAPTFTPAVAGDTTATPASEARSGLLQRVRERGRLICGANADLPGFGFYDRVRDEWSGFDVDFCRAIAAAIFDDPAAVEFIGLTTSGPKERFAAVRNGTVDVLIRNTTWTLGRDIAGLAFGPTTFHDGQTFMVRASARISTSADLAGKRVCVARGTTSEQNLADDFAARGIAFEAVLFDDEGRLYPAYDRGECDAVTSDSSQLVSKRQTLSVPADHVILGERISREPLGPVFIENDERWRDVVSWVVFATIYAEELRVTKENVEQQRAQSDDPRVRRLLGLEGEFGQGLGLSNDFAYAVIRHVGNYGDIYDRNLGPRTPFALDRGPNKVWNLGQGGVLASPPFR
- a CDS encoding serine/threonine protein kinase, translated to MEQPLICPACHADNQPRARFCKQCGYDLILNNDGPRFFLTRTIKEGGQGAVFEGRDETGRVVAVKEMLDRFTDPQERAEAVQRFEAEAEMLSRLSHPRIPRIFASFNDGGRHYLVMEFIRGQDLEDLVAREGPQPEARVLEWADQLCDVLEYLHGRGLVYRDMKPSNVMLEQPAGTLKVIDFGIARVFQPQQRVTQIGTPGYAPPEQYQGLATPRSDIYALGATLHHLLSGRDPRDHPPFTFPRLTGVSSRTADAIERALQMRPEDRFQSIAEFRAALLPATSPVVAVAPTAATLPATRPAPAAPAPAPAAPRAPAAPAPAAPAPAAPPPSAPAPAASPAPAAATRRRSGFLWVLGLLALLVAGGVGAFLLIRPSWSAPVPRPTATPEVLVAQPFSVRDLEIDVPYGASREAVDQAFEAAFLALARQDCQCDARIAPGSLVYLYGGEPRQVGIVGNRERYRASLEAMLLVPQR
- a CDS encoding Cof-type HAD-IIB family hydrolase; protein product: MSYRLIAIDLDGTLIDAAHQPGPGSAAAIAACEARGVRVVLATGRSFASAAPYVRALGLRPPHITLNGAIMVEPNTGRPSVRATLTREQLSLALDLLNERGIAHIVYGAAGIYAVPGTARLDMLAPYGETPAVFCAPAELYDVPAPLKVLAFLHPGSLDQELAAAASERVATIRSGAGFFEFVPPGVSKGEALSELMACYGVTRDEVLAIGDGENDLSMFAVAGMSVAMADAPAAVRAQARALTGTCVEGGVAQALRRFVLCQGVAC
- a CDS encoding aminoacyl-tRNA deacylase — translated: MSKLNSQRLLERLQVAYTTHAYAYDPDDPPDAVEVARRTGLPPGQVFKTLVLGGASQGRPVLVMLPADRQLDLKRCAAAFGQKRLELLTRAETERLTGLKIGGIGALALTSKRWPCYLDRSATAYERIYVNPGQRGIMLGVAVADLLRVLGAQLVDVAA
- a CDS encoding DUF2630 family protein, with product MADLKNRLTEVNAKIEALEEERRVIYEDSHVDEFEHPRLSVINEELEHLWDLKRRLEAAISAGLSELPVPPPETFEIGEQ